Proteins encoded by one window of Phytohabitans houttuyneae:
- a CDS encoding carbohydrate ABC transporter permease: protein MRTTGRLVHVVLLVWALLVTLPLLWAVVSSLKTDAEIFDSPWSLPATPRFDNWARAWAEASIGRYLLNTVVVVGGALVLTMLFGALVAYCLARYPFPGNRVIYYTLVAGMLFPVFLALVPLFFVVDQLGMLGTYHGLILVYAAYALPFTVFFLHAFFRTLPTAVAEAAFLDGCSHAAVFFRIMLPMARPGLVSVGIFNFLGLWNQYLLPLVLNPDPDRYVLAQGLAFLAVSQGYRSDWSGLFAGLVIAILPVLVAYILFQRQIRDGLTAGAVR from the coding sequence ATGAGAACGACAGGTCGCCTCGTACACGTGGTGCTCCTCGTCTGGGCGCTGCTCGTCACGCTCCCGCTGCTGTGGGCGGTCGTGTCGTCGCTCAAGACCGACGCGGAGATCTTCGACAGCCCGTGGTCGCTGCCGGCCACACCCCGCTTCGACAACTGGGCCCGCGCCTGGGCCGAGGCGTCGATCGGCCGGTACCTGCTCAACACGGTCGTCGTGGTCGGCGGCGCGCTCGTGCTCACCATGCTCTTCGGCGCGCTTGTCGCGTACTGCCTGGCCCGCTACCCCTTCCCCGGCAACCGGGTCATCTACTACACGCTCGTCGCCGGGATGCTCTTTCCCGTCTTCCTGGCGCTCGTGCCGCTGTTCTTCGTGGTGGACCAGCTGGGCATGCTCGGCACCTATCACGGGCTGATCCTCGTGTACGCCGCCTACGCCCTCCCGTTCACCGTCTTCTTCCTGCACGCCTTCTTCCGCACGCTGCCGACCGCCGTCGCCGAGGCCGCGTTTCTCGACGGGTGCTCGCACGCGGCGGTGTTCTTCCGCATCATGCTGCCGATGGCCCGCCCGGGGCTGGTCAGCGTGGGCATCTTCAACTTCCTCGGGCTGTGGAACCAATATCTGCTTCCCCTTGTGCTCAACCCCGACCCGGACCGGTACGTCCTGGCCCAGGGACTCGCGTTCCTGGCGGTCAGCCAGGGCTATCGCAGCGACTGGAGCGGCCTGTTCGCGGGACTCGTCATCGCGATCCTGCCCGTCCTCGTCGCGTACATCCTGTTCCAGCGCCAGATCCGCGACGGATTGACCGCCGGCGCGGTGCGGTGA
- a CDS encoding cellulose binding domain-containing protein translates to MHLRIGRLALVAVLAGFGAAVVPAAAAHAATACEVTYTATSWSGGFTASAQIKNLGDPWNGYTVEFRFTGDQTVTSSWNHIWSQSGQAVTVRSGPYAAPVPTGGSIWLGFNGRYSGVNTPPTGWRVNGVACSVTGQPQAVIAEPDTVTIPEGGGGSFTIRLSHPPAQQVALGMSLSGTGVWASPPVVLLFTPNNWSTPQSYPVMSMQDSDTVDDRAVVTLSVTGYTPDTVVLQQVDDD, encoded by the coding sequence ATGCATCTTCGGATTGGGCGGCTCGCCCTCGTGGCGGTCCTGGCCGGGTTCGGCGCGGCCGTCGTGCCCGCGGCCGCCGCGCACGCAGCCACCGCTTGTGAGGTCACCTACACGGCGACGAGTTGGAGCGGTGGCTTCACCGCCAGCGCTCAGATCAAAAACCTTGGCGACCCATGGAACGGGTACACGGTGGAGTTTCGCTTCACCGGCGACCAGACCGTGACCTCCAGTTGGAACCACATCTGGTCGCAGTCGGGGCAGGCGGTGACCGTCCGGAGTGGACCGTACGCGGCGCCGGTGCCGACCGGCGGGAGCATCTGGCTCGGCTTCAACGGGCGTTACAGCGGCGTCAACACACCACCCACCGGTTGGCGGGTCAACGGCGTGGCCTGCTCGGTCACGGGCCAGCCGCAGGCCGTCATCGCCGAGCCCGACACCGTCACGATCCCCGAGGGTGGCGGCGGGTCGTTCACGATCCGGCTCAGCCACCCGCCGGCGCAGCAGGTGGCGCTCGGCATGTCCCTCTCCGGCACCGGCGTCTGGGCCTCGCCGCCGGTCGTCCTCCTCTTCACGCCGAACAACTGGAGCACGCCGCAGAGCTACCCGGTCATGAGCATGCAGGACAGCGACACGGTCGACGACCGTGCGGTGGTGACGCTCTCCGTCACCGGCTACACGCCGGACACCGTCGTCCTGCAGCAGGTCGACGACGACTGA
- a CDS encoding family 16 glycosylhydrolase — protein MKRLSAGLAATAAALAAGTVAAVASSAAPAVALAPCQVLFDDFNYSGPADPLIGQRGWSVRTNSGGPGVPGASWPASNVSFPTVDGAKSLQLQAATDGTAGGTSQSEFLHQRKFFEGTYAARVKFADAPVSGNDGDHLVETFFTITPLNAAMDPNYGEIDFEYLPNGGWGEQGPIFYQTTWETYRPDPWEAVNTHTAQRQSFAGWHDLMFTVSAGHVKYYVDGALVADHSGIYYPETPMSINFNLWFIDTATHTGGMATYRQQVDYLYHTVNEALTPAEAAARVAAFRSAGTAHTDTVGTGGSCPTPPVSPSVSPTVSPSVSPSVSPTVNPTGGPGCSSAPFWNINSVYLGGNTVRHQRSANGVPGGPPSGDGVHLWRARWWTQGSEPGWTQQWEDLGRC, from the coding sequence GTGAAACGCCTCTCCGCTGGACTCGCCGCGACCGCCGCGGCCCTCGCCGCCGGCACCGTCGCCGCCGTGGCGAGCAGCGCCGCCCCGGCCGTCGCACTCGCCCCCTGCCAAGTGCTCTTCGACGACTTCAACTACAGCGGCCCGGCTGACCCACTGATCGGTCAGCGGGGCTGGTCGGTGCGGACCAACTCGGGTGGCCCGGGTGTGCCCGGCGCCTCCTGGCCCGCCTCCAACGTCTCGTTCCCCACAGTGGACGGTGCGAAGTCGCTCCAGCTCCAAGCCGCCACCGACGGCACCGCCGGCGGTACAAGCCAGTCCGAGTTCCTGCATCAGCGCAAGTTCTTCGAGGGCACGTACGCGGCCCGGGTCAAGTTCGCCGACGCTCCGGTCAGCGGCAACGACGGCGACCACCTGGTCGAGACGTTCTTCACCATCACCCCGCTCAACGCGGCGATGGACCCCAACTACGGTGAGATCGACTTCGAGTACCTGCCCAACGGCGGGTGGGGCGAGCAGGGTCCGATCTTCTACCAGACCACGTGGGAGACGTACCGTCCCGACCCGTGGGAGGCGGTGAACACCCACACCGCGCAGCGGCAGAGCTTCGCCGGCTGGCACGACCTGATGTTCACGGTCTCCGCCGGTCACGTGAAGTACTACGTGGACGGTGCGCTCGTCGCCGACCACAGCGGCATCTACTATCCCGAGACGCCCATGTCGATCAACTTCAACCTGTGGTTCATCGACACCGCGACACACACCGGTGGCATGGCGACCTATCGCCAGCAGGTCGACTACCTCTACCACACGGTGAACGAGGCGCTCACGCCCGCCGAGGCCGCCGCTCGCGTGGCCGCCTTCCGCTCGGCCGGCACCGCGCACACCGACACGGTGGGTACCGGCGGCTCCTGTCCCACCCCGCCGGTGTCACCGTCGGTCTCGCCCACCGTCTCCCCGTCCGTCTCGCCCTCGGTGTCACCGACCGTGAACCCGACCGGCGGGCCGGGCTGCTCCTCCGCGCCGTTCTGGAACATCAACTCCGTGTACCTGGGTGGCAACACCGTCCGCCACCAGCGCAGCGCCAACGGCGTGCCGGGCGGCCCGCCGTCCGGTGACGGCGTGCACCTGTGGCGGGCCCGCTGGTGGACGCAGGGCAGCGAGCCCGGCTGGACCCAGCAGTGGGAAGACCTCGGTCGCTGCTGA
- a CDS encoding N-acetylglucosamine kinase — MTLVLGIDIGGTATRAVVTTLGGTRAGFGRAGAANPVTIPAAEAAANLTAAISAALSTVDASRIGVAVAGAAGGSRPAVLQAAFDTLGVQCPLHVVGDAEVAFAAGTGEPDGSVLISGTGAVAAEISGGRIFRTADGLGWLLGDLGSGFWIGRTAATATARALYRGDPPGPLVARVTAAVDETAADPFVVAVHTWKPRDLASLAPLVTAAAADGDTLALSIMDEAATHLCETVAEIRPPGDRSPIVLAGGVLRHCSWLRASVHDQLRVTWPEAVVCLAAPGEEGAARLAARLLR; from the coding sequence ATGACCCTCGTCCTCGGCATCGACATCGGTGGCACCGCGACCCGCGCGGTCGTCACCACCCTCGGCGGCACCCGTGCCGGCTTCGGCCGCGCGGGTGCCGCCAACCCCGTCACCATCCCGGCCGCCGAGGCGGCGGCCAACCTGACCGCCGCCATCTCCGCCGCGCTGTCCACGGTGGACGCTTCTCGGATCGGTGTGGCGGTCGCGGGCGCCGCCGGGGGGTCACGGCCCGCGGTGCTGCAGGCCGCGTTCGACACCCTGGGGGTACAGTGCCCGCTGCACGTCGTCGGCGACGCCGAGGTGGCGTTCGCCGCGGGCACCGGCGAGCCGGACGGGAGCGTGCTCATCTCGGGCACGGGCGCGGTGGCCGCCGAGATCAGCGGCGGTCGCATCTTCCGTACCGCCGACGGTCTTGGATGGCTTCTGGGCGACCTCGGCTCCGGCTTCTGGATCGGCCGCACCGCCGCGACCGCCACCGCCCGTGCCCTCTACCGCGGCGACCCACCCGGCCCGCTCGTCGCCCGGGTCACGGCCGCGGTGGACGAGACGGCGGCGGACCCCTTCGTGGTGGCGGTGCACACCTGGAAGCCGCGCGACCTGGCCTCCCTGGCACCACTCGTGACCGCCGCGGCGGCGGACGGCGACACGCTGGCGCTGTCCATCATGGACGAGGCCGCCACGCACCTGTGCGAGACGGTCGCCGAGATTCGCCCGCCGGGCGACCGGAGCCCGATCGTGCTCGCCGGCGGCGTGCTCCGGCACTGCTCGTGGTTGCGCGCGTCGGTACACGACCAGCTCCGGGTGACCTGGCCCGAAGCGGTGGTGTGCCTCGCCGCCCCCGGTGAGGAGGGGGCCGCCAGGCTGGCCGCCCGCCTCCTCCGCTAG